One Lytechinus variegatus isolate NC3 chromosome 14, Lvar_3.0, whole genome shotgun sequence genomic region harbors:
- the LOC121427893 gene encoding mucin-5AC-like produces the protein MKSNTLFCSFIIAAIFAVLFIQQSKGECEAPTLSDETRVIVSPDQNTYSDWSYIQLTCDEMYSPSGSDYSYCDPQTGWDPDPSSFFCYDGCTAPSLPSNTIQFPIGESYSSTQESYDHNDIIVYECAEGLDGTLVGPDQATCINGVWEPSLEPYCTGYTTDAPINETSTSSPTPTRLTDSFTATQGSGSTSGVTQTTGSSSLRTNILSTLRDEPVSDFSTHTTSGSPFMSTDLAEVTDFFENTTDLPLHSSATDEINHPTASTSETTMATWVPDSTAHLSGTTGSSTVSTDFLSTTELHLTTPDLPLYNHTTDVDKPSGEATTSEITTLLPISTSTLDGTIVQSTLRTDPSDVTEFESTTAEPSSHMPTTTPDEMHSTTESPTLEITLTTLIPETTRYLEAKTDYPDMTEIVTDLTSERSDTENPTPNNVVTTDTNSTDFITASTMSNTVMTETVTATAVDSTHPTNQFISNTFDTTEIFDTTQKMFSGSATMPLESETRTTPQSVTQGDETTELQNSLQTTLETDYEYITTDENTTNAMTPSSSPGATTNSQSSTTETVTDEIGVSSSNRLIPITEHFFTTELVTSDSTTAKLTESPGAAPDSSTNMLTTPPLDMVTTFLSTTDDGFQTTHLRTSDGTGSTAHTVSDFTENMTTFSPLSTEITNGDLRTSDGEGTNTPDTSTARVYTEETHSTELPVSEMVTDIDMTSTSTVSTTTEQDSIISTSTHLPGTTNEISTPLTEIIGTSRLMESTPQNGLTSYDTTVPGKVTTVKPTEPKKTESPKTTKQYSSGPSTSAITATDSGPAATTDSVQVTNTQSTLSTSRKTTIPGKITTVKPTESKKTEPPKRTTISEPASAATSIPGLIQVPLEHL, from the exons ATGAAGAGCAATACATTATTTTGCTCGTTTATAATTGCTGCTATTTTTGCAGTTTTATTCATTCAGCAATCTAAAGGAG AATGTGAAGCCCCTACCTTGTCAGATGAGACCCGTGTCATTGTGTCACCTGATCAGAATACGTACAGTGATTGGTCCTATATTCAACTCACGTGTGATGAGATGTATTCACCAAGCGGGTCTGACTATAGCTATTGCGATCCTCAAACAGGATGGGACCCCGATCCATCTTCTTTCTTTTGCTACG ATGGATGTACAGCCCCAAGTCTCCCTTCGAACACAATCCAATTTCCGATTGGTGAGTCATACTCTTCAACCCAGGAATCCTACGATCACAATGACATCATCGTATACGAATGTGCTGAGGGGTTAGACGGGACTCTTGTTGGGCCAGACCAGGCAACTTGTATCAATGGAGTTTGGGAACCCTCACTAGAACCTTACTGTACAG GTTACACAACAGATGCTCCAATAAATGAGACATCTACTTCCTCTCCTACTCCTACCAGGCTCACAGACAGTTTCACAGCAACACAGGGATCCGGTTCTACATCGGGAGTTACGCAAACGACAGGCTCATCATCTTTAAGGACAAACATTCTTTCTACATTAAGAGACGAACCTGTTTCAGACTTCTCTACGCATACAACAAGTGGATCCCCGTTTATGAGCACCGACTTGGCTGAAGTGACAGacttctttgaaaatactacCGATCTGCCGTTACACAGTTCTGCAACTGATGAAATAAATCACCCAACGGCTTCTACGTCAGAAACCACCATGGCAACCTGGGTCCCCGACTCCACGGCACATTTGAGTGGCACCACAGGATCGTCTACAGTGAGCACCGATTTTCTCAGCACGACCGAGCTTCATCTAACCACGCCAGATCTACCATTATACAATCACACAACTGATGTAGATAAGCCGTCGGGTGAAGCAACTACTTCCGAGATCACTACACTGCTTCCCATAAGTACATCAACTCTTGATGGCACTATTGTCCAATCTACTCTGCGTACTGATCCGTCTGATGTAACCGAGTTCGAATCAACGACAGCCGAACCATCATCACATATGCCAACAACAACACCTGATGAAATGCATTCAACAACAGAATCGCCTACTTTAGAGATCACATTGACTACACTGATCCCTGAAACAACTCGATACCTTGAAGCTAAAACGGATTATCCAGATATGACAGAAATTGTTACTGACCTGACGTCAGAAAGGTCGGACACAGAGAACCCTACACCAAATAACGTTGTAACCACTGACACTAATTCAACAGACTTTATCACGGCATCAACTATGTCAAATACAGTCATGACTGAGACCGTTACAGCAACCGCCGTGGATAGTACGCATCCTACTAATCAATTCATTTCCAATACTTTTGACACTACTGAAATATTTGATACCACGCAAAAGATGTTTTCAGGAAGTGCTACAATGCCATTGGAATCTGAAACAAGAACAACCCCTCAGAGTGTAACACAAGGCGATGAGACAACCGAGCTTCAAAACTCGCTCCAAACCACTCTAGAAACAGATTATGAGTATATTACCACAGACGAAAATACGACTAATGCGATGACACCCTCATCATCTCCGGGTGCAACTACTAATTCGCAATCCAGCACCACAGAAACAGTAACTGATGAAATAGGTGTTTCCTCGTCCAACAGACTTATCCCCATCACCGAGCATTTCTTCACAACTGAGTTAGTAACTTCCGATTCTACGACAGCAAAGTTGACAGAATCACCAGGAGCTGCTCCAGATTCATCTACGAATATGCTCACCACACCACCTTTGGATATGGTGACTACGTTTCTATCTACCACTGATGACGGTTTTCAGACCACACACCTAAGAACATCTGACGGAACGGGTAGTACGGCACATACCGTATCAGACTTTACGGAAAACATGACCACGTTTTCCCCGCTCTCTACTGAAATAACTAATGGGGACTTAAGAACTTCTGACGGAGAAGGGACTAATACCCCAGACACATCTACAGCAAGGGTATATACTGAAGAAACTCACAGTACAGAATTGCCAGTTTCTGAAATGGTCACCGACATTGATATGACATCAACGTCAACTGTTTCCACGACAACTGAACAAGACTCAATTATTTCAACTTCTACACATTTACCAGGTACAACCAATGAAATATCCACACCTCTTACAGAAATAATCGGAACATCGCGTCTCATGGAGAGTACACCACAGAATGGCTTGACATCTTACGACACAACGGTTCCTGGGAAAGTCACCACCGTAAAACCGACAGAACCCAAGAAAACTGAATCGCCAAAGACTACCAAACAATACTCTTCTGGTCCTTCGACTTCTGCTATTACTGCTACTG ATTCTGGGCCAGCTGCTACAACAGATTCAGTGCAAGTTACAAACACGCAAAGTACTTTATCAACATCTCGAAAGACCACGATACCTGGGAAAATTACGACAGTCAAACCTACGGAGTCCAAGAAAACTGAACCACCAAAGAGAACAACCATATCCGAACCAGCTTCTGCAGCTACCTCTATTCCTG GTCTCATCCAAGTTCCATTGGAACATCTTTGA
- the LOC121427894 gene encoding mucin-17-like, with translation MAHLVWRKHAAIFVFGIIILHRPPGVYSVCQKPPEDQYASTIFIPDSTEYEEFTTVEMTCEPGTSGAGSPTSLCMNGVWEPSPLICYSNCERPGVYHDVTYDPDQESYEHDSVVTYECVDGTNDLLGPNQAFCENGVWNPLPTSANPSCSGIRTVPPTTSRQTTDTTSRSATSDPVSTVATSQDGTTDVTTTAIEETEPVSGRPSSTENPSTAEPVTPTDVAPISDSLTSMLLLTTYVSEFKPSTEPMTPISVQTTEDTPGSPTLELTEGSTVLTHETDSITVSESTSLMTPVSAFSATTDRSERRTTNDFLDRTDSSSVVGVTASSAVTITNPIKGTTASVLTEQTGMSTVTDALNEPTKDNTASSATFQTEGITMITSIGTADLNTDITSEATITTEGIQTTGYTSGTQTDGTHTQGTDQQTGQTFASTVEILPTDSISTSASAYPDETHIPTTGTLGSEQTKTEQHITMSTGTLVTSSTISDLTSQATNTYKITSEGHTDVSIIPTEELSTTYISSSETSVTTMQAMTSKLGTAISSDPVSTSSSEGTFITMVTEDIMTTDQPEGTKTPIEDMSTAMIGTVSTGVSDEVSQEPNEGPTTLIDVTEDATTGDITIITTNAVTEPSKTSTGQMPSEAKVTTMKTTSPVEDPCNGQCDIDREICVDTTCICREGSQRPYGESTCEPTTYYTISMTILEIDGAAAIFTSELQSTGSDAFNTLQLTVCTAVTALLDGIVSGFKSCSAISFSAGSIIAEIRLGFTNTTGVEAQSILDAVMTANLFQATNSNFTINPNETSVTPTDECKLGLDDCSHHADCKDLAEKSFTCQCWDGYADNSPEGYDGRNCAAYNWKLITIVVGSCTGALLLAACVILVCGNNIVDRCSRRPTNVTNRGRRPGPKQDVGVTTDDTQDIIPWHHREKDEEIFYAHPVVDGQEARRLNSARNLRGKESYNNDIESYDLNDYRSSTYDHDDRYVPLAM, from the exons ATGGCACATCTCGTGTGGAGAAAGCATGCAGCCATCTTTGTCTTTGGAATCATTATCTTACATCGGCCACCTGGGGTCTATTCAG TGTGCCAGAAACCTCCAGAAGACCAGTATGCGTCTACTATCTTTATTCCCGATTCTACCGAGTACGAAGAGTTCACAACTGTAGAAATGACGTGTGAACCCGGTACATCGGGAGCTGGTTCACCTACTAGTCTGTGTATGAACGGGGTCTGGGAGCCTTCTCCACTCATCTGCTACA GTAACTGCGAGCGACCAGGAGTATATCATGACGTCACATACGACCCAGATCAGGAAAGTTATGAACATGACTCCGTTGTGACGTATGAGTGTGTCGATGGAACGAATGACTTGCTTGGTCCAAATCAggcattttgtgaaaatggcgtCTGGAATCCACTACCAACCTCAGCTAACCCGTCTTGTTCTG GAATCCGGACGGTACCGCCAACGACCAGCCGACAGACAACAGATACAACTTCGCGATCAGCAACCAGTGATCCTGTGTCAACTGTCGCAACATCCCAAGATGGCACCACTGATGTTACTACAACGGCTATTGAAGAAACGGAGCCAGTATCAGGAAGGCCAAGCTCTACCGAAAATCCATCAACAGCAGAACCTGTAACACCAACAGATGTGGCCCCCATTTCGGATTCGTTAACATCCATGCTGTTATTAACAACCTATGTTAGTGAGTTTAAACCGTCAACTGAACCGATGACTCCCATTTCCGTACAAACCACGGAAGATACCCCAGGCTCACCTACCTTGGAATTAACTGAAGGCAGCACTGTTCTTACACATGAGACTGACAGCATAACTGTTTCAGAATCTACATCGCTAATGACGCCGGTTAGTGCATTTTCTGCAACAACAGATCGTTCTGAACGCAGAACTACAAATGATTTCCTGGATCGAACTGACAGCAGCAGTGTTGTCGGTGTGACAGCTAGTAGTGCAGTCACCATAACAAATCCAATAAAAGGTACAACTGCTTCAGTGCTTACTGAACAAACCGGCATGAGTACTGTAACTGATGCACTAAATGAACCAACTAAGGATAACACTGCTTCATCAGCTACTTTCCAAACCGAAGGTATCACCATGATCACGTCTATTGGTACTGCTGATTTAAATACTGACATCACAAGTGAAGCGACAATCACGACTGAAGGCATCCAAACAACAGGATATACTTCAGGTACACAGACTGATGGTACTCACACACAAGGAACAGATCAACAAACTGGACAAACATTTGCATCCACCGTTGAAATCTTACCAACAGATTCTATTTCAACATCCGCCTCAGCATATCCTGATGAAACCCATATTCCAACCACAGGAACATTGGGATCCGAGCAGACAAAAACCGAACAACATATCACCATGTCGACAGGAACTCTTGTCACATCAAGCACAATTTCAGATTTAACTAGCCAGGCCACGAATACATACAAAATAACTTCTGAAGGTCATACAGATGTTTCCATAATACCTACAGAAGAACTATCAACTACATATATTTCGAGTTCGGAGACTAGCGTGACAACAATGCAGGCAATGACTTCTAAATTAGGCACAGCAATATCATCGGATCCAGTGAGCACATCCTCATCTGAAGGAACATTCATAACAATGGTAACAGAGGATATCATGACAACGGATCAACCGGAAGGTACAAAAACACCGATAGAAGACATGTCCACAGCAATGATAGGAACCGTGTCTACGGGTGTTTCTGATGAAGTCAGCCAGGAACCAAACGAGGGACCGACTACTTTAATAGACGTGACAGAGGATGCTACTACAGGAGACATCACAATCATTACAACCAATGCCGTAACGGAACCAAGCAAAACGTCCACAGGCCAAATGCCTTCTGAGGCAAAAGTGACTACAATGAAAACTACTTCTC CTGTGGAAGATCCTTGCAATGGTCAGTGTGACATAGATAGAGAGATCTGTGTAGATACAACATGTATATGCCGAGAGGGTTCCCAAAGACCGTATGGAGAATCGACTTGTGAAC ctacaacatactacaCTATAAGTATGACCATACTAGAGATTGATGGTGCtgctgctatttttacaagcgAACTTCAATCGACTGGGAGTGATGCTTTCAATACATTGCAGTTGACTGTTTGCACGGCG GTAACGGCATTACTGGATGGTATTGTTAGTGGGTTTAAATCCTGTTCGGCTATTAGCTTTAGTGCAGGGAGCATCATAGCTGAAATCAGACTGGGATTCACTAATACAACAGGAGTAGAGGCGCAGAGTATACTCGATGCTGTAATGACGGCTAATCTCTTTCAAGCTACCAATTCTAATTTCACAATTAATCCAAACGAAACTTCTGTCACAC CCACTGATGAATGTAAACTTGGCTTGGACGATTGCTCCCATCACGCTGATTGTAAAGATCTAGCCGAGAAATCATTTACATGTCAATGTTGGGATGGATACGCTGATAATTCACCTGAAGGTTATGACGGTAGAAACTGTGCAGCAT ATAACTGGAAGTTGATAACCATTGTCGTTGGATCATGTACGGGGGCGTTACTCCTAGCAGCCTGCGTGATTCTAGTTTGTGGAAACAACATAGTCGATAGATGTAGTCGAAGGCCAACAAACGTAACTAATAGGGGAAGAAGACCCGGTCCAAAGCAGGACGTAGGCGTTACAACTGACGA